The Oncorhynchus nerka isolate Pitt River linkage group LG13, Oner_Uvic_2.0, whole genome shotgun sequence sequence TTCTTTTAAAACAGAGTGAAAACAGAGCATATTTGAAATATCTTAAAATGATCATTTGATATCTAACAAGGTACAGACTACACCAACAAAATAATTAGCTACTGAAAACTAATGAATACCTTTTACCTTTTTGAGTTGtttttcctttttccttttcttagAATTCTTTCTGGACTTGCTGTGGGAATCTAGAAAGGAGATTGCAAAATCTAACTGAGGCTTTAACTGCTTTTTGtatatttatataaataaaattcaaattaaaaaatacataaaaatatTTCAGATACATTTACGTCTTAACTACGGTACATGTACTGGCACACTCACCACTGCTGCTCGAACTACTCCTACTGCCAGAAGAGGAGCGGGATGAGGATGATGAAGAGGATCCTGATGATGAGGATGAGCTGGATGCGGAGGAAGATGATCTACTGCGGCTTTTCCTTTTAATTTTTTCTTTCCCTTCAATAGAAAAATACAGaagcacagtgtgtgttatccATGACTTCAAGGTAGGCACACACACGTGATATCAGCTGATAAGTGATCACCACAGACCATTAAATTACCTGTACTTGTTGTTCTTCTGTCATCTCTTCCTATGGCGGTCTCAGTACTTCTTCGGTCATATCTTCTTGTGGCAGTCTCAGTACTTCTTCGGTCATCTCTTCTTGTGGCAGTCTCAGTACTTCTTCGGTCATATCTTCTTCTGGAAGTCTCAGTACTTCTTTTGTCATCTCTTCTTCTGGCAGTCTCTGTACTTCTTTTGTCATCTCTTCTAATGTCATCTCTTCTTGTGGAGGACTCAGTACTTCTTCTATCATCTCTTCTTGTGCTGGACTGACTTCTCAATTTGTCTACTTCGGCAGACTAACAAAAATAAATTAAGTCTGTAAGTATTGTGAGGCCAAACCTCTATCATAAGCTCGTCTGAGTTTACAAACCCAGACAGAGCAGTAGATTAGTAGGCTAAATTAGTTAGCCTAGCCGTTCATGCAGATTGGAGTTAGGAAAAAGTTGGCGATAACTCTCTCCGGTTGTCACCCATCAGATCGACACTGGTGAATTTCGGTAAGGTGGCTTACTAATTGCGCTgacaagttagctagctagctaacgttagcgctCATATATAATAGCAAGTTGCATATAACGTTAACGGAAGTGAAGAAGGCTATGGAGCTAGCTCGCTAGGTACTTACCATGGTGGCTGTTGTTTCGACGAAAAAAAAGAGGTGAATGCAATAAAAGTTGTTGATTCTCAAAGCTATATTCTCTATACTAATATTCAGAAATTAATAGCAATGCTTCAACGAGGGTAGTTATTTGTAAATATAACGTTATGACTGTAAGAGTTGACTGGTTGGCTAGTTTGCTGACAACACCATGGAGCCATTTTACATCCCACAATGCACCGTTAATTTATTAAAGGAACACCACAATATTTTTAAACCTCGATGCGGACACGTTATTTTCGGTTTGATGGCTTTGGCAGCAAGGTAATAAttaaaacagaaagagagaaaatgtctgtctCTAATAGGATACACGAGTCCTG is a genomic window containing:
- the LOC115139674 gene encoding ADP-ribosylation factor-like protein 6-interacting protein 4, whose product is MSAEVDKLRSQSSTRRDDRRSTESSTRRDDIRRDDKRSTETARRRDDKRSTETSRRRYDRRSTETATRRDDRRSTETATRRYDRRSTETAIGRDDRRTTSTGKEKIKRKSRSRSSSSASSSSSSSGSSSSSSSRSSSGSRSSSSSSDSHSKSRKNSKKRKKEKQLKKKGKREKKLKRKKDKKMKTEEESAGPGPIQISKYLKERKRKSKFSMISGKKIKMKLKKSKKDKLRDKNRAELLEFLNSTL